ATAATTCAGCGGCCGACTAACCTACATGGGCGGCGGGCGGCGACGCCGGGTAGACGGCGAGGCGATACGTGTAgcctaatgctagccacaaaccgtcaattattcttacgtttctgtagcacccacgactataattgatcgtgtgttggtcactgcgtacatgacttgtatagtatgccgcgtgggtactgccgtttgcttttcagaaacgtgagaataattgaccgtcaatggcgaccttaacgTAGTGTAACGTACGTAGCTTTACTCTGACACACTTTCAGCTATCATAATTGACGATGATCTAGTCAAAAGTTCTCGCTCTCATGCTGTAGGCACAGGACTTACCTCCATCATTCATTTGGTTTACGATACTTTCGAGACTAGTATTTATATTTCGGTGTCTGCTGTTAATTGAAACAGCCATGTAAAAGAAGTGTAATTCCAGAACGAGCATAATGTTATACACTATGAGTCTGTATATGGCATAGGCTGAAtctacaaacaaaattttaaaataataatttatagacacacacaaaaaataacctgtgaaatgaaccaacgggAATAACGCTGTTAgatgtatttgtttgttttaaatgtacaaAAGTGGTGGTGCCGAAATAAGAAGTCAGTGCAAATTTTCGATAATTGCAGAAGAAATATAggttatttattactgtacggcatttgtgtaagtacatatacagatactttacccgtaaacgtTGTACATGTTTCTAGTGCACGTGTCGAAAGCCGAGGGTCGCAACCGTATCCCTACACCCATATGATATAAGgtcattgtaaaatattatttaacatggacaataatgtttaataatagggatgatgacagttttttaaattgtacataaattaagagtttgctaatagtaaagcaattttgtaaaaggaacagagtaggtatctgcgatcattactttcggagctacagggatttaaagggtcagatttgcggcgctgccgcggatccctgaaaaacgccccatacaaaatggcacgaactaatgacgtcgtaggtaatgtaatgatcgttagatttgtatgtgcgttcaaacaaaattaataatatatttgttatttgtgcgtttatgtttatagatcatttattaaaaaatgacacatttaatgtaaggaagctaaaactgtatgaattttcatctaatacggataaaagatttttaatagattttgaaattttataatttcatttattttgcaaatatccagacaatcttagctttttatataaaaattagttaacattgaccctatttacccgactgtatcataaaaatcaattattcaaacctagtcatcatccccattatgccgaccaaaaattttagttaatatttgtatttaaataaataattgtcgAAGTTATTTTCTGtcatagtaacagccttctaaacgttattcacgttggttaatttcacaggtaatttttgtcaatgggcttgtagtctaccacctttacgatccagacgatgacatgacgaccgacaatgcttcccggacaacacaatcacaagcaacacagcgtcttcgccggcgaaaacGAGGTCCCCGACATGTAACGTCACCTGGACGTGGGTTTTTCTAACTCAcaatctcgggggcgtccggactgattcactcaggtcacggttacaccctctCGAATgcccctctaagccgaggtccgagtctcataggagacgcccttagagagtcgttccgtcctctatctttatttcagccttcgggtctcatcaggcgatgcttctgcgctcgcccaaaccctccgatgacgccgtagtggtcccacatggagccatcggcacttactcaacaggaaaaaaaagaaaattaagaaaaatctcaggtatgcaggtataaaggattcctcacgatgtttttccttcaccgtttgagacatacaTTGAGACCGATCCGACTCTGATTCGAAGGCAGGGGcggatccactgggctatcaagacATGGGCTATCACAAATGAGAAATAGGTAGACTTATTTGGGGGGGTCGTATACTAAAATCATAATTAACCCTTCGCTTCGCCGTAGTACAAaaagtataagtaggtattacgatacgattattattatatacttaggtatttttatacatacaaattttagCCTTGATCCTCGTCGTTAATATTAGAATCATTATagagcaaaaaatatatatgatcgCCATCGCCTTATATTTAACTGCTAAATCTGTGCGTTGGCCTTTCTGtatctgaaaatattatttaattacttactacCTACTCTTACACAGAGTTATTAGGTCACGAAAAATCTACATTAATTGTTCGGTGACCGATCAGGGGAATTGCGGTTCACGGAAACTCTGGATggccttagtaccatgctcaatgacatcagcagagtttctcaacaggtagGCCTGAAAATTAACATGGCTAAAACGAAAACAATGTGTTATACTTATGTATAGCTCTACCCATCTAACAATAGTTGAGAACGTTGCActtgaaattgtagacgaatacataggTATACCTAGGACATTATTATGAtcagttaggtaggtccgaTTTCGAGAAaaaggtgaaccgccgaatccaactggGCTGGGCCGCATTCGGTAAACTTCACGATGTCTTTTCGTCCgatattcctcagtgcctgaagacaaaagtcttcgtacagtgcgtgttgtcagtgatgacctataCTTAGTCACGAGACTTGGTCTTGTAAGAAAGCTCAGactcacacagcgggcgaaTGAACGAGCTATTGATAggtttgcgtgatcgaatcaaaactGAGAAGacccacagaagaaccaaagtaacTACGTAAATTTAAACCTATAACACGGCGGCATCAGTAGGGAATTATCCATCCAGCATAGTTCCGTACCTCAAAAGAAAAACCGAACCCTTATAGGTTAAACAACATTGTTGTTCAACTGTCAGTCAAGAAACGCGTGGATGTATCGAGTTCAAATGTAAAACCATCTCAGGtctacagtaaaaaaaaacctcgtaaAGTTGTAAATCAGTCCTAAAATACTAATATACAGATTATACGTGACATCTAACAATACCAATAGTAGATAATCCTATCTACCTTTGTAACTTTATCCATTAGGTTTAAGAAGTTTTTAGCTCTCCACTGACCGCGAAACAATGCCAGTGTTATAGGGGCGATTGTGACTATGTGATTGCCAAAACGTAACAGTATCGATTCCCTGACTATAGGAAGCCAACATATCCATAGAATGTTTGTAATATctgaaaacaaaatgttttttaatccATCTTTCAAGTGACATACTCTTTTATTCCACACTGGCGGACGCTCGTTCACGTTAAATTCAGTTCAAACAAATCCCACAGAAATCATTGATTCCGGATAAAAACTAGCCTAAGTATATGTTGCTTACGTTCAGCCTTTCCAAAGATTAGCTAAAGACAGACAAGCagttaaacaaaaaatgtatatacctacatttgaTTCTGTTTCAGTATAAAAAGctataaataagataataattagtGATATCGCAAATAAGATCTACGTAGACTTTCCAATAATCCCTTGAGCAACTgatgttattattacatatacaaGTACATGGTAAAAAACTTACTCAATATAGCCATCACAAAAAGCCCGTAGTAGTATTGCGCTTTCGAGAGACGAACAAATGTCCCCGAGGGTGTGGTTTCAAAGCGAATAGGTGCTAATCCGACATATTGTGAAACTTTCAACATTACTTTTAGGTAGCCATCAACCTTCCACAACTCGTTTGCAGGTTGAGCCATACCTAATGATCTGCAAAAAATGCAAAACTTTTGATAGGTATTATAAGAAAGAAGAATAacaaatgtttatttgaaatagTATAGAATTacaatgacgtcctggcccttaaactaggtaatctatacttataataaatctgtagagaggtcaattctgtacatgaaacatatttccaaaataactatcagggggtcagtggtcgatactgatgccaaaaatgcaatcagtaaaatttttgtctgtcggtctgtctgtctgtctatctgtctgtctgtctgtctgtatgttctttatagaaacaaaaactactcgacggattttaacgaaacttggtacaattatttttcatacttctgggcaggttatagtatacttttcatcacgctacgatgaataagagcagagcagtgaagggaaatgttgggaaaacggaagaagttactcaattttttaagcttccgtcgcgtgtgcagccttaatgggtagggtaggggaagggtagggtagggaaggagtagggtagggcagggtaggggtagggtaggggtagttaaaagtttacatctaccttcacgcggacgaagtcgcgggcttccgctagtccCTAATAAAACTAGTTACGAGCCAATTGGGCCTTGTGTTTTTACAactttttaaggttccgtagtgAAGGAACTGTTTTATTTTCACCATGCCCATTTGTCTTTCTGACAGCGGCTTAGCGCAAAAATGATTAGTATCTAGTACCAGCTAGAAAGCTAGAGAAGATATTGTTATTATCGAAGGTACCTACTTCTCCTACAACCAAAAAACCACTAAGTCTGCAAAGTGCAATTACGGAACCCTGAAATTTGCGCGTGGCTTGAGATGCACTTGtctggttttatttattttttaaccgactataaaaaaggaggttctcaattcgtctgtatgtattttttgtatgtatattacgCAATTACTCGAAGGCGCCTGGACTgatttggataattcttttttctataattaataTCAGAAACAATGTAATGAAGTCAAAACTACTAAAGATGACtagaaatatatcaataaaactAGGAATTTACCTGGTTTTGCCTGATTATGATGAAGCACTAAGAGGGTAGGAATAGGAATACCTACacttatctatttttattttcctgTAGCTCTATCTTATTTCATGGAAGTACCTAACGAAGGTACGCATAAGGGCAATCTAGGACTATCAATGATCTATCAAATACAAAGGCAAGCATGAAATGTTATATCAATTTTTGACCTTCAAAGGTACCTTCGACGAACAACCACTGTTTAATTGTGACTCAATATTTACAATCGCAacatcattattcattattacaaAGAAAAGCAAACGTAGGTAccatattattaggtattaaactaattaggtatctacatattaatTCAACACTTTTTCTGCTATGTAAAGATATAGAGTACTACAACAGTGTATAGTAATGATATTGTTGCATTAGATATTTATCtgtaaaagtcaaagtcaaaattcatttatatgaataaggcttagtttacaagcactttcgaagcGTCAGGTATTAATagatattactaaaataatggtgataataataatttataaactcTTTGTTAATTGACAACTGATTTTACGAAGTACTAATAACGAATTTAtagacaaattatttaatttacttccCTTGCAGAATAGGGGGTAagatttctttaataaataataatcacttAGTACATTATTAAGTAAAATGTGACGTACAGGTACGTAAATATCACAGGcgcaaaaataataacatttcgCTATAATTAAAACCACTTCGGACCTTGAGCTCCACTGAACGACCCAAGAAAACCTCAACTCGATTTACTTTCGTGTTATTGCTAACAAGTTCGTGTACTGTGACACATACATTATTGTACTTggttatttaatactttttgttaaataatttaaagtgtCAATTCCACAGCGATTCCTATtttgtgtttgtaatttttGGGATTGTCCTGTCTTACGTAAGCTTTGCAATACAAGGTTCATAAGGTAAGTGTTATAATGTTACTTGAACTTGATGTTGTTTTAAGAgcaaagtttatatttaaaactgatttttaatagaattataTAGGTACTTCCCTACATGACAgaacttcaataaaaaaatttaataaaaaatacaaccgacttcaacatcacaaaaatgtttctactaaactaaaagtgaaaaataacaacgtatgtgctatcttctgatcagcATGAATGCGGTACCGTtcctgaaaatcctaaatctttaaaGTGTAGACggcctgattttttttatttagaaggtAGAACATACGAAgttattttacactttttagtttagtagaaacatttttgtgatttaaaagtcggttgtatttttgagagcagtgatagcccagtggatatgacctctgcctccgattccggaggatgtgggttcgaatccggttcagggcatgcacctccaacttttcagttgtgtgcattttaagaaatttaatatcacgtgtctcaatcggtgaaggaaaacatcgtgaggaaacctgcataccagagaattatattcattctctgcgtgtgtgaagtctgccaatccgcattgggccagcgtggtggactattggcctaacccctctcattctgagaggagactcgagctcagcagtgagccgaatatgggttgatgacgtgtattttttaatattttttttttaaatttagttttcttaGTGATAGTGAGTAAGTggaaaacaatattaaacattttgattataaaacCGCGATGTTATTTTCTTACACTGATTAcacttatttttcttattacgTAGAATCAACaaaaccaaatttaaaaatactactttaaTCTTTACTCGTATACATCAATCCCCGTTTAAACGAAATATGAATATTCTAAATCTTCTTTGTTTGTGTTGACAGTGACgacccatctagatgtaaagttcttatcaatataaactaatcaagcccaatcactgTAAACCTTTGGGGCGCTCACTTAGCTGTCTTTCGTATTCATTACTAGACCCcttatgacagtcacaacacatcAAGATGTAAAggtctcatcaatacaaattaatgaagCTCAATGACAGGATAGCTATTGTAacccgttaaggagttccctcaaAAGTCCTTCGTCTTCAACACCGACCCCAAATTACAGGCACAACACACCTAGATGtaaaattctcatcaatacaaattaatcaagctcaATCACAAGATAGCAACTGTAAActgttgaggagttcccttaaaagtccctcgtctccatcaccaaacccctaataACAGTCACATTTCATCTaggtgtaaagttctcatcgatacaaattaattaattccaaacaaaaggtaactgctgtaaatcgaagaggagttccctcgtctgtgcttcggctccatcatcagattgacACCAGAACTTCTTTGAATTGTaatgctttaaaatacttattattttattttatattattaaacattaacaaacgtaTAAAACGTACAAACATAGTGTACTCTATAATAATCGAacgttcccctcgatttctcctgGATTCCATCATCAGTTCCTAACATGATTACAATGGGACCAAATTGAAAACAAAccctatcaaacaaaaaaaaatcaaatcggaGCCTGTAgcaaagtggcacgtcgattctctttctacgatcgctaacgcttcgaaaattcaaaaatggcGAACCTTGGCGAGTTATCTTTCGGTGTACCTTGCTCCTTCATCTAGTACGGTCGCTAGCCaattggacggcactgtaaaggTGCTGGCTCCagtttccttgagaagatccgaCCATCTGGTtagagatctacctcgtggccgtttgcctttCACAAACAAACGTAGGAAATACCTGCTAATGCAAAGGGATGTCTTATAGTGATAGTTAATTTGTTGAACGGAAAGCGACAAGTCGGTTTGGCAAGTCAGGTGGCGCAACTGTAACTTCCGTAGTACGGATAATCAGGGACCTTCGTACTATACGCCCACATATACAGGCAGTGTGTTTCattcaaaaaacaaatatttttaaacttaaacgtACAATATTTTAAACGAGAATCGAATACACATCAGGGACGAGGATAGATATCAATTCAACATCTTTATAGTGGGGTTTCAAAATAAGCCGATAACTAGCCTGTATTGAGGGGTAAAACAAATTAAgtaggtttttttattctttaaaagttagcccttgactgcaatctcacctgatggtaactgatgatgcaatctaagatggaagcgggctaacttgttaggaggaggatgaaaatccacaaccctttcggttactacaaaACATcttaccggaatgctaaatcccactgccaagggtcactggcagagatctcttatagagataagtgtttccttgtccactgtttttctttttacttttgtgtgttactaatattggtacaaaataaataaaaaaaaataataataaatcgctTGAATAAGCTTAACTTATTGAAATATGCTGTGAATCGTATCTCTGCGTGACTTGATCAGAAACGAAAATGAGATCCCCacaaaatataaagttactCACATATCTTTAGGAGTTGCAAAGTGTAAATGGCAATGGGAAGGGCAcgtagttcgaaaagccgatatACGTTGGAGTGCCAAGGTGGTGACCACGCATCAGAAAGACCTACCTAATTGACGTCGTCGGACTTAGTGGTCCGACGACGTCAATTAGGTAGGTTGCAGGGAACCAccggatgctggcggctcggtACCGTGCTCTTTAGAAATCAATGTctggcagtggacgtccatcagtttTTGATGATAAAAATGACCTATAGCTCTAAATAAgaactttttggctggtgggaggcttcggccgtggctagttaccaccctaccgacaaaaacgtaccaccaagcgatttagcgttccgatacgatgtcgtgtagaaaccgaaagatgtgtggattttcatcctccgcctaacaagttagcccgcttccatcttagattgcatcatcacttacaatctggtgagattgcaatcaagggctaacttgtaaagaataataaaaaaaaagaatgctgAGCAACCCAAACCGAGACTACTCATGATAAATAAGCAGTATAGATGATGTGGTTTTGAAACCTCCTGTATAAATACCTTGAGGACGGAAACCCTGTGTCGTTATAAGATATTACTTGCGGTTAACGTTAGACCAATAACCGTGTAAAGACTGACAGAGTAACATCAAAGTATTGCAGgggtattaataaattaactaaatctcTAACTATTAGTATGATTTATAAGCAATTAGGTACATAAGGCAGGTGCTTAGTTGTAAGTTACTTGCGGAACACTTAATTAAGCAATTGCAAATTCGGATTCCTAAGAACGTAATTAAGTGATTAACTaggttatatataaaattaatgcaATAGCTTTGGTTTTGTgtaattgatattttgtagGTGCCAGTTAAAGTCATGGGTCGACGAAGCTACGTTGGTGCCCTCTTGGCTCTATCCTTGATAGCCAATGCGTTCAGTTTTCCAACAAGTGAATTAAGAATAAAAAGACAATCGCCAGATTCTACCGATTTAACAGTAagtgaattatattattaccttatgtaaatgtatcatcattatcaacccatattcggctcacttctgtgctcgagtctcctctcagaatgagaggagttaggccaatagtccaccacgctggcccaacgcggattggcagatttctcacacgcagagaattaaggaagttctctggtatgcaggtttcctcacaatctttttccgtcaccgttggagataattaatttcttaaaatgcacacaactgaaaagttggaggtgcatgccccgtatatcaaaatatagagtacagttttaaaaagacatgttaaatgtttataataaatacgaCTATGCTATGTggaatgtttccaacttttacgGCGTTCGTAACGTTTATTGACGCACGCTCCCGggaagaaattgttttttttttatttttgtcatttatgAAGTGAAAGCTTcgcagtttttttgtttttttttcccgGGACGCACCAGtgtaagtgagattgtggagtacattttacaattttttgccCCTGTAGGTCGGGCCCcggtatcattgatacggctgatacggcggtagctacgctcctgCTTTCACGCCTAAATCACTAATTTTTGATTCcgatttaaaataatcttttaccAATGGCAGTGTGTAACTACGTATTTTCATCCCCCTATTCCCAAAGGCAAAAGTATTACGGACTGTGTTTAAAAATAGTTCATATTTACGGAAtagtattataagtaggtatatgctGCAGCATTTGTCGTAACGATTACCCGTAGTTTTAAACAGgattattttgttgaaaatgtTTAACCAAGGCCGATTGATATTCTCTTCGAAAAATAAAGCGGAACAGACTATATTAACGAACAGGAAATATAAAGCAATTCGGATATTCTTCGTtaataaagaagttttacttataGGTTAGCcttgttttataaattgtataactgagtgtcatttaaaaatataaaggtaGATAAGTAATATTAAAGTAGGACGTAACTTTCTCTTTATGAGTATACCTGACAATACGAGGCAGGTTAACTAGAATTACCCAAAGTTGGTATTTATGAGTGGATAACACTTACGAGTAATGCATTTACCGATACCGATGGCTCTCATAGATATGTCTGAGGGTCATTAAATATACCACAGGATAGTTTCGTATAGTAATTTTGACATCATCGACCATTTCATTCACTCAATTCGTACCACTTACTgaaataacattacttacgcCCTTAAGTAAGATGGATAGTTGCACACGATGGTTTTGCAAAAGttcgttttgtttttaattaattttatgtttaacatttttttaattttaaccattCAATAAGCCACCGAGTGGTAATCATACCACCGAGATTTATAGCATTGACTCGATATTTCCTTGAAATAAcctttttatttcttatctcaTATAACGAAAAGTTATCTCATCGCAGTCAAGTTTAAACTTACGTCCAGCAAATGAAAACATGTCTCgtgaagatttttttgtaaaaggtGACCTTAATCCAACGTAAACTACTTTTTATGAACCTGcgtcaataacaaaaaaataacttgctCTAGGTAAGTTCCTACCTGCCCAACCTAAGTATCATTTTACTTTCGgagttaaaccagagtaaatttatattaaaccaATAAAACCGTATTCTTTTGGATCACATTTCCATAGTAGCTCCCTATGTAGTAAATAGTGATTTTATTAAGgacttaggtacctacctactagctTACAATGAGTTTACATTGAGCTTCTGAGGAAGGTTGATTTTAATAGATTGTACTAAATACTGCCACCGGATGTATGCATGCCTTGAAATCATTAGGCGTGTAAAGacattaacataataattatgttgcaGGTATTATTACGAAAGGTCTAACTAGGTATTTACAGATTAAAATAGTTGTTATTATCATAGCTGTGTTTATAGATAACTAACAGATTACACAGACTAACAGCCACGCGATTTTGCCCGCATTTGGTCACATTCCTgtgagaaaacggggataaaaatatagccttcaacattcacaaaacaaaacgTGGGTCTCTatcattagatccagagatccccctacaacctcacattCTTTACTTCTTCATAATATCACCTAATAGTATTTGTGGTTACTATGCATCGGAAGACGATTATTATGCCCACAGAATACAGTGAATTGAATAAATGCATACTAGCTAATAGGTAAACATGacatggcgacctcgcactataGTCGCGGAGTGTTGATATACCCGCTCACTAGGTGGAACCGACgactacagtggacgtccatcagctgataataatgatgatgatgatgatactgatgATAGCGAttacgacgatgatgatgatactgatgATAGCGAttacgacgatgatgatgatgctgataaCGATGACAATGTTTATACTTATGATTGATTTTGTTTATGATTTCAGAATACCGATTCAGTTGTTAAAGATAACAATGatatcgatgatgatgatgatgacgacttCCCCACATACCCCCAGAACGACTCGTCGGGCGGCGGCAGCAACTTGTTCAGCTTGCTCAACTTAGTGACTGCTTTCCTTCCAGGATCCAGCAGTAGTTCCGGTGTAAGATTCTATTGTTATTGTCACTTTCAAAGCTAACTGCACACACGCATTAAAAttgtcaatatattttatatcatcgatataaatcgttagatggccCCCTATATTAAAGAActcacaatgttatgtcattactcaaagacgtgacgcacatcttaacttagtatgcaacaagcgcatgctgtgacttaaaaatattttacagttttttctcgtttaattccttaattatgccttcgtgataattttggaagtgtaaaaacacaagccgcaacacgaataaaatgagaaatttgttacttttcattcgtaagtatttgcgaaaccaatgacaattccgtgACGCTTcagggcccatctaacgatctacgatcgatgttttatattataaaacaaagtcctccaCTACGTCTATCAGTCCATTTATTCGGGATAAACTCAATACCGCTGAACCGAATTTCGTGCgatttttaccaatagatggaGTGATTTATGAGAAAGATTTAAGTATAAGTTTTAGTAAGAACTTGAGATAGGTATGTAGATAACTGTTGTGTTGTATCGGAAAGACTCTTtcagatataataaaaaaaacacatggtGGGCTATACCAAAGTCGCAGACCTttgctagttgtaaataaagtAAGGTATAACATTGCCTAAAGTGGTACCTACCATAGAGTGAGTTGCTTCTCGGCAGTGTTATACAATAAACATAATTGAGCCGTGATTGCTCAGTGGATGAAGATAGACCGTGAATggctcagattccggagggcgtaagtccgaatccggtccggggcatgcgcctctaacttttcaactatgtgcattttaaaatgtacTGTGTAACTGTAAaagttcacacacgtagagacgTGTGTGAactttgccaatccgcattgggccagcgtgattgactattggcttaacccctctcattcttaaagagactcagcagtgagtttaatatgggttgataatgatgataatatttcaTAATAGAGGTGTGACTAAGCAACCTTACGCTATTTTgttgacaataattattgtgtGTGTGCTTTTAATGTGTGCCAATTGATTTTACTGTGCATATTTTAAACATTGCCAATTTTTTGCGCATGATTTTTTCCTTATTTTCGTACTTAAAGGTGGttgtgtacctacataataataatacctgtatatt
Above is a window of Bicyclus anynana chromosome 8, ilBicAnyn1.1, whole genome shotgun sequence DNA encoding:
- the LOC112050094 gene encoding uncharacterized protein LOC112050094, giving the protein MGRRSYVGALLALSLIANAFSFPTSELRIKRQSPDSTDLTNTDSVVKDNNDIDDDDDDDFPTYPQNDSSGGGSNLFSLLNLVTAFLPGSSSSSGNQEKTPEEEGPSPLWTLKLDILRAIFQFGTSILGLASSSSSSSVLSASSG